The following coding sequences are from one Neodiprion lecontei isolate iyNeoLeco1 chromosome 7, iyNeoLeco1.1, whole genome shotgun sequence window:
- the LOC107222930 gene encoding uncharacterized protein LOC107222930, whose protein sequence is MTRTCLICKAEQIPRCERSFHMFPKNESIKLKWLDAINVSKTPNFKTASICSDHFHAESFFYSDEFRQRKRLCKEAVPRQKNINSLNLPKENETKENAIIDINYCEVNDIPEHISFKANTNETEMCTDEVTLTNSLKFHKSNALEDVSAQSHLNKDVKMCPNKVSSITSINSRESDVSKDICLQSNTKKATETYIQEPPFNNSETLNGSTSSIKSNSKKRKRSFNDIKTAKRVRFMNGFKTDYICQEDFVNKDAWNRFLTYVAYQRSRIAAAHNRNSRKERKIQNLIDVIETLDKGEQFDAVEC, encoded by the exons ATGACAAGAACATGCCTCATATGTAAAGCAGAACAAATTCCAAGATGCGAACGTAGTTTTCACAT GTTTCCCAAAAATGAATCAATAAAGCTAAAATGGCTCGATGCTATAAATGTATCAAAAACtccgaattttaaaactgCAAGCATATGCAGTGATCACTTTCATgcagaatcatttttttattctgatgAATTCAGACAAAGAAAGCGGCTATGCAAAGAAGCTGTTCCTAgacagaaaaatattaattcacTTAATCTGccaaaagaaaatgaaacaaaagagaatgcaataattgatattaattattgtgAAGTAAATGATATACCAGAACACATAAGTTTCAAAGCGAATACAAATGAAACTGAAATGTGTACAGATGAGGTCACTTTAACAAATTCTCTTAAGTTTCATAAAAGTAATGCCCTTGAAGATGTAAGTGCACAGTCACATCTGAATAAAGACGTTAAAATGTGCCCAAATAAAGTTTCCTCAATAACATCTATCAACTCCCGAGAAAGTGATGTGTCAAAAGATATTTGTTTACAATCAAATACTAAAAAAGCGACTGAAACGTATATTCAAGAACCGCCTTTTAATAATTCTGAAACGTTGAATGGTAGTACCTCAAGTATTAAATCAAACAGTAAGAAAAG gAAACGCTCATTCAATGACATCAAAACAGCGAAAAGAGTGCGTTTCATGAATGGTTTTAAGACAGATTATATATGTCAAGAAGACTTTGTTAACAAAGACGCTTGGAATCGATTTCTAACTTACGTAGCTTATCAAAGGTCTAGAATTGCAGCTGCTCATAATAGAAACTCGCgtaaagaaaggaaaatacaaaatttgattgatgTGATAGAAACTTTGGATAAAGGAGAACAATTTGATGCTGTTGAATGTTGA
- the LOC107222899 gene encoding uncharacterized protein LOC107222899 translates to MELITIEVRSRIRSCNIFILTRDILEKSSIQLKLKENVIILRMGSQIKFLPLNFIKIIPKTLSSLTVTDNWISLRVQTQPIEGSYGSFKTEIVATPGDSTIDFQNNPINIEHRLKGRNCCLRCSRCKNDITNVVFFKRVLPLPSNICEPSEWFCCNHDGSDYSVIPYPRESDCFYERNYRLLNKAIFKKELKIDEDSQTVTCNRCLSTLGGHSTYKDSIKIWNCCVEFKFSDDESDIEKASDPLQDFISIVSNRTDIFTGNRILVETLDGERSHYLILQVMDKNLELLIEKDCAMLSQGDTIELASSRVTKLLYKYTENETEMKRYCVDTERCQVALPVMMAAVDHLSSSTKRYPPSYRIIDKYFVGFVYL, encoded by the coding sequence ATGGAATTGATAACAATCGAAGTAAGATCGCGCATACGTTCTTGCAATATATTCATCTTGACTCGggatattttggaaaaaagcTCGATTCAGTTGAAGCTCAAAGAAAATGTGATAATTCTTCGAATGGGCAgccaaataaaatttctaccactgaatttcataaaaattataccAAAAACTCTCTCTTCATTGACTGTCACCGACAACTGGATCTCGCTCAGAGTGCAAACCCAACCGATCGAAGGTTCATATGGATCATTTAAAACTGAGATAGTTGCTACACCTGGAGATTCGAccattgattttcaaaataatccCATTAATATTGAACATCGATTGAAAGGAAGAAACTGTTGCCTGCGATGCTCACGATGTAAGAATGACATCACTAACGTAGTTTTCTTCAAACGAGTGCTACCCTTACCCTCAAATATCTGCGAACCAAGTGAATGGTTTTGTTGCAATCATGATGGCAGCGATTACTCAGTTATCCCATACCCTAGGGAGTCTGACTGTTTTTACGAAAGGAATTACAGACTGTTGAACAAGGCAATTTTCAAGAAGGAACTGAAAATCGATGAAGATAGTCAAACAGTTACATGCAATAGATGTTTATCTACACTTGGCGGTCATTCTACATATAAAGATAGCATTAAGATATGGAACTGCTGTgtagaatttaaattttcagatGATGAATCAGACATTGAAAAAGCTTCAGATCCATTGCAAGATTTCATCTCAATTGTTAGCAATCGAACCGATATCTTTACCGGTAATCGAATCTTAGTCGAAACTTTGGATGGTGAACGTTCCCATTACCTGATTTTGCAGGTAATGGATAAGAATTtagaattattaattgagAAGGATTGTGCCATGTTAAGTCAAGGTGATACAATTGAATTAGCATCTAGTCGAGTAACCAAACTTTTATACAAGTATACGGAAAATGAAACGGAGATGAAGAGGTACTGTGTTGACACAGAACGGTGTCAAGTAGCTTTGCCAGTCATGATGGCTGCTGTTGATCATCTTTCTTCATCAACAAAACGATATCCTCCATCGTATAGaattattgataaatattttgtagGCTTTGTTTACTTATAA
- the LOC107222906 gene encoding uncharacterized protein LOC107222906 isoform X7 has protein sequence MVRQCCICKAESSIHVDISLHRLPKDEATKQQWFLNIGREVKNCSAVCSQHFNDDDFEYKIYGDNVRRYLKATAVPCLSHTEIDSENVGSLKIEHTMSCHGKSVVLPLPNSEIIWPSMLIKSEDLSDAEEFNQEGDQNSECSTFLNPGISADESHSDQNFTKLINAENLMDIDNNHNSEETANTETRQKYTASIGATIKRTLDESHATVGRKRIFNASDRQISTKIRDHYSVALPSSIKR, from the exons ATGGTACGGCAGTGTTGTATATGCAAAGCAGAGTCCTCAATACATGTAGACATTTCTCTACAtcg tttaccGAAAGATGAAGCAACAAAGCAACAGTGGTTCTTAAACATAGGTCGAGAGGTTAAAAATTGTAGCGCAGTTTGCAGTCAGCATTTCAACGATGatgattttgaatataaaatttatggcGACAACGTAAGAAGGTATTTGAAGGCTACAGCTGTTCCATGTTTGTCGCATACTGAGATTGATAG tgaAAATGTAGGTAGCCTGAAAATTGAACACACAATGTCTTGCCATGGGAAATCCGTTGTATTGCCTCTCCCAAATTCTGAAAt TATATGGCCATCAATGCTAATCAAGTCAGAAGATCTCTCCGATGCTGAGGAATTCAATCAAGAAGGCGACCAGAATTCTGAATGctcaacatttttaaatccagGAATTTCCGCTGATGAAAGTCATTCGGATCAGAATTTTACAAAGTTAATAAATGCTGAGAATTTAATGGATATTGATAACAATCATAACTCCGAAGAAACTGCAAACACAGAAACCCGACAAAAGTATACAGCTTCTATAGGGGCCACGATCAAAAG GACACTTGACGAATCTCATGCTACAGTAGGTCGGAAGCGCATTTTTAATGCAAG TGACCGCCAAATTAGTACGAAAATCCGAGACCATTACAGTGTGGCACTGCCGTCTAGTATTAAGCGGTAG
- the LOC107222906 gene encoding uncharacterized protein LOC107222906 isoform X4, translated as MVRQCCICKAESSIHVDISLHRLPKDEATKQQWFLNIGREVKNCSAVCSQHFNDDDFEYKIYGDNVRRYLKATAVPCLSHTEIDSENVGSLKIEHTMSCHGKSVVLPLPNSEIIWPSMLIKSEDLSDAEEFNQEGDQNSECSTFLNPGISADESHSDQNFTKLINAENLMDIDNNHNSEETANTETRQKYTASIGATIKRTLDESHATVGRKRIFNARYVGDLQRKDFTSDISWNIFKNYMENTRRKQKMLTQKVRRFKLKIENLQTLLEHVKEIGHLSNEGCNALD; from the exons ATGGTACGGCAGTGTTGTATATGCAAAGCAGAGTCCTCAATACATGTAGACATTTCTCTACAtcg tttaccGAAAGATGAAGCAACAAAGCAACAGTGGTTCTTAAACATAGGTCGAGAGGTTAAAAATTGTAGCGCAGTTTGCAGTCAGCATTTCAACGATGatgattttgaatataaaatttatggcGACAACGTAAGAAGGTATTTGAAGGCTACAGCTGTTCCATGTTTGTCGCATACTGAGATTGATAG tgaAAATGTAGGTAGCCTGAAAATTGAACACACAATGTCTTGCCATGGGAAATCCGTTGTATTGCCTCTCCCAAATTCTGAAAt TATATGGCCATCAATGCTAATCAAGTCAGAAGATCTCTCCGATGCTGAGGAATTCAATCAAGAAGGCGACCAGAATTCTGAATGctcaacatttttaaatccagGAATTTCCGCTGATGAAAGTCATTCGGATCAGAATTTTACAAAGTTAATAAATGCTGAGAATTTAATGGATATTGATAACAATCATAACTCCGAAGAAACTGCAAACACAGAAACCCGACAAAAGTATACAGCTTCTATAGGGGCCACGATCAAAAG GACACTTGACGAATCTCATGCTACAGTAGGTCGGAAGCGCATTTTTAATGCAAGGTATGTTGGAGATTTGCAGCGAAAAGATTTTACATCTGATATTAGCTggaatatatttaaaaattatatggAAAACACCAGGAGAAAGCAGAAGATGTTAACTCAAAAAGTTCGAagattcaaattgaaaatagagAATTTACAAACTTTGTTAGAGCATGTAAAAGAAATTGGACATCTCTCGAATGAAGGTTGTAATGCACTAGAC TGA
- the LOC107222906 gene encoding uncharacterized protein LOC107222906 isoform X6, whose product MVRQCCICKAESSIHVDISLHRLPKDEATKQQWFLNIGREVKNCSAVCSQHFNDDDFEYKIYGDNVRRYLKATAVPCLSHTEIDSENVGSLKIEHTMSCHGKSVVLPLPNSEIIWPSMLIKSEDLSDAEEFNQEGDQNSECSTFLNPGISADESHSDQNFTKLINAENLMDIDNNHNSEETANTETRQKYTASIGATIKRTLDESHATVGRKRIFNARRKQKMLTQKVRRFKLKIENLQTLLEHVKEIGHLSNEGCNALDFSTSPMLQYKVN is encoded by the exons ATGGTACGGCAGTGTTGTATATGCAAAGCAGAGTCCTCAATACATGTAGACATTTCTCTACAtcg tttaccGAAAGATGAAGCAACAAAGCAACAGTGGTTCTTAAACATAGGTCGAGAGGTTAAAAATTGTAGCGCAGTTTGCAGTCAGCATTTCAACGATGatgattttgaatataaaatttatggcGACAACGTAAGAAGGTATTTGAAGGCTACAGCTGTTCCATGTTTGTCGCATACTGAGATTGATAG tgaAAATGTAGGTAGCCTGAAAATTGAACACACAATGTCTTGCCATGGGAAATCCGTTGTATTGCCTCTCCCAAATTCTGAAAt TATATGGCCATCAATGCTAATCAAGTCAGAAGATCTCTCCGATGCTGAGGAATTCAATCAAGAAGGCGACCAGAATTCTGAATGctcaacatttttaaatccagGAATTTCCGCTGATGAAAGTCATTCGGATCAGAATTTTACAAAGTTAATAAATGCTGAGAATTTAATGGATATTGATAACAATCATAACTCCGAAGAAACTGCAAACACAGAAACCCGACAAAAGTATACAGCTTCTATAGGGGCCACGATCAAAAG GACACTTGACGAATCTCATGCTACAGTAGGTCGGAAGCGCATTTTTAATGCAAG GAGAAAGCAGAAGATGTTAACTCAAAAAGTTCGAagattcaaattgaaaatagagAATTTACAAACTTTGTTAGAGCATGTAAAAGAAATTGGACATCTCTCGAATGAAGGTTGTAATGCACTAGAC TTTTCTACGTCCCCTATGCTACAATACAAAGTGAACTAG
- the LOC107222906 gene encoding uncharacterized protein LOC107222906 isoform X1 translates to MVRQCCICKAESSIHVDISLHRLPKDEATKQQWFLNIGREVKNCSAVCSQHFNDDDFEYKIYGDNVRRYLKATAVPCLSHTEIDSENVGSLKIEHTMSCHGKSVVLPLPNSEIIWPSMLIKSEDLSDAEEFNQEGDQNSECSTFLNPGISADESHSDQNFTKLINAENLMDIDNNHNSEETANTETRQKYTASIGATIKRTLDESHATVGRKRIFNARYVGDLQRKDFTSDISWNIFKNYMENTRRKQKMLTQKVRRFKLKIENLQTLLEHVKEIGHLSNEGCNALDFSTSPMLQYKVN, encoded by the exons ATGGTACGGCAGTGTTGTATATGCAAAGCAGAGTCCTCAATACATGTAGACATTTCTCTACAtcg tttaccGAAAGATGAAGCAACAAAGCAACAGTGGTTCTTAAACATAGGTCGAGAGGTTAAAAATTGTAGCGCAGTTTGCAGTCAGCATTTCAACGATGatgattttgaatataaaatttatggcGACAACGTAAGAAGGTATTTGAAGGCTACAGCTGTTCCATGTTTGTCGCATACTGAGATTGATAG tgaAAATGTAGGTAGCCTGAAAATTGAACACACAATGTCTTGCCATGGGAAATCCGTTGTATTGCCTCTCCCAAATTCTGAAAt TATATGGCCATCAATGCTAATCAAGTCAGAAGATCTCTCCGATGCTGAGGAATTCAATCAAGAAGGCGACCAGAATTCTGAATGctcaacatttttaaatccagGAATTTCCGCTGATGAAAGTCATTCGGATCAGAATTTTACAAAGTTAATAAATGCTGAGAATTTAATGGATATTGATAACAATCATAACTCCGAAGAAACTGCAAACACAGAAACCCGACAAAAGTATACAGCTTCTATAGGGGCCACGATCAAAAG GACACTTGACGAATCTCATGCTACAGTAGGTCGGAAGCGCATTTTTAATGCAAGGTATGTTGGAGATTTGCAGCGAAAAGATTTTACATCTGATATTAGCTggaatatatttaaaaattatatggAAAACACCAGGAGAAAGCAGAAGATGTTAACTCAAAAAGTTCGAagattcaaattgaaaatagagAATTTACAAACTTTGTTAGAGCATGTAAAAGAAATTGGACATCTCTCGAATGAAGGTTGTAATGCACTAGAC TTTTCTACGTCCCCTATGCTACAATACAAAGTGAACTAG
- the LOC107222906 gene encoding uncharacterized protein LOC107222906 isoform X3 — MLVLYRLRGKGLPKDEATKQQWFLNIGREVKNCSAVCSQHFNDDDFEYKIYGDNVRRYLKATAVPCLSHTEIDSENVGSLKIEHTMSCHGKSVVLPLPNSEIIWPSMLIKSEDLSDAEEFNQEGDQNSECSTFLNPGISADESHSDQNFTKLINAENLMDIDNNHNSEETANTETRQKYTASIGATIKRTLDESHATVGRKRIFNARYVGDLQRKDFTSDISWNIFKNYMENTRRKQKMLTQKVRRFKLKIENLQTLLEHVKEIGHLSNEGCNALDFSTSPMLQYKVN; from the exons ATGCTCGTTCTATATAGGCTCCGTGGAAAGGG tttaccGAAAGATGAAGCAACAAAGCAACAGTGGTTCTTAAACATAGGTCGAGAGGTTAAAAATTGTAGCGCAGTTTGCAGTCAGCATTTCAACGATGatgattttgaatataaaatttatggcGACAACGTAAGAAGGTATTTGAAGGCTACAGCTGTTCCATGTTTGTCGCATACTGAGATTGATAG tgaAAATGTAGGTAGCCTGAAAATTGAACACACAATGTCTTGCCATGGGAAATCCGTTGTATTGCCTCTCCCAAATTCTGAAAt TATATGGCCATCAATGCTAATCAAGTCAGAAGATCTCTCCGATGCTGAGGAATTCAATCAAGAAGGCGACCAGAATTCTGAATGctcaacatttttaaatccagGAATTTCCGCTGATGAAAGTCATTCGGATCAGAATTTTACAAAGTTAATAAATGCTGAGAATTTAATGGATATTGATAACAATCATAACTCCGAAGAAACTGCAAACACAGAAACCCGACAAAAGTATACAGCTTCTATAGGGGCCACGATCAAAAG GACACTTGACGAATCTCATGCTACAGTAGGTCGGAAGCGCATTTTTAATGCAAGGTATGTTGGAGATTTGCAGCGAAAAGATTTTACATCTGATATTAGCTggaatatatttaaaaattatatggAAAACACCAGGAGAAAGCAGAAGATGTTAACTCAAAAAGTTCGAagattcaaattgaaaatagagAATTTACAAACTTTGTTAGAGCATGTAAAAGAAATTGGACATCTCTCGAATGAAGGTTGTAATGCACTAGAC TTTTCTACGTCCCCTATGCTACAATACAAAGTGAACTAG
- the LOC107222906 gene encoding uncharacterized protein LOC107222906 isoform X8: protein MVRQCCICKAESSIHVDISLHRLPKDEATKQQWFLNIGREVKNCSAVCSQHFNDDDFEYKIYGDNVRRYLKATAVPCLSHTEIDSENVGSLKIEHTMSCHGKSVVLPLPNSEIIWPSMLIKSEDLSDAEEFNQEGDQNSECSTFLNPGISADESHSDQNFTKLINAENLMDIDNNHNSEETANTETRQKYTASIGATIKRTLDESHATVGRKRIFNASFLRPLCYNTK, encoded by the exons ATGGTACGGCAGTGTTGTATATGCAAAGCAGAGTCCTCAATACATGTAGACATTTCTCTACAtcg tttaccGAAAGATGAAGCAACAAAGCAACAGTGGTTCTTAAACATAGGTCGAGAGGTTAAAAATTGTAGCGCAGTTTGCAGTCAGCATTTCAACGATGatgattttgaatataaaatttatggcGACAACGTAAGAAGGTATTTGAAGGCTACAGCTGTTCCATGTTTGTCGCATACTGAGATTGATAG tgaAAATGTAGGTAGCCTGAAAATTGAACACACAATGTCTTGCCATGGGAAATCCGTTGTATTGCCTCTCCCAAATTCTGAAAt TATATGGCCATCAATGCTAATCAAGTCAGAAGATCTCTCCGATGCTGAGGAATTCAATCAAGAAGGCGACCAGAATTCTGAATGctcaacatttttaaatccagGAATTTCCGCTGATGAAAGTCATTCGGATCAGAATTTTACAAAGTTAATAAATGCTGAGAATTTAATGGATATTGATAACAATCATAACTCCGAAGAAACTGCAAACACAGAAACCCGACAAAAGTATACAGCTTCTATAGGGGCCACGATCAAAAG GACACTTGACGAATCTCATGCTACAGTAGGTCGGAAGCGCATTTTTAATGCAAG TTTTCTACGTCCCCTATGCTACAATACAAAGTGA
- the LOC107222906 gene encoding uncharacterized protein LOC107222906 isoform X5 has protein sequence MVRQCCICKAESSIHVDISLHRLPKDEATKQQWFLNIGREVKNCSAVCSQHFNDDDFEYKIYGDNVRRYLKATAVPCLSHTEIDSENVGSLKIEHTMSCHGKSVVLPLPNSEIIWPSMLIKSEDLSDAEEFNQEGDQNSECSTFLNPGISADESHSDQNFTKLINAENLMDIDNNHNSEETANTETRQKYTASIGATIKRTLDESHATVGRKRIFNARNYFNSLPFQSRSSFTMNKLLIDLVKIVTIVTSLNLIELLYTPLCFPFIYSFLRPLCYNTK, from the exons ATGGTACGGCAGTGTTGTATATGCAAAGCAGAGTCCTCAATACATGTAGACATTTCTCTACAtcg tttaccGAAAGATGAAGCAACAAAGCAACAGTGGTTCTTAAACATAGGTCGAGAGGTTAAAAATTGTAGCGCAGTTTGCAGTCAGCATTTCAACGATGatgattttgaatataaaatttatggcGACAACGTAAGAAGGTATTTGAAGGCTACAGCTGTTCCATGTTTGTCGCATACTGAGATTGATAG tgaAAATGTAGGTAGCCTGAAAATTGAACACACAATGTCTTGCCATGGGAAATCCGTTGTATTGCCTCTCCCAAATTCTGAAAt TATATGGCCATCAATGCTAATCAAGTCAGAAGATCTCTCCGATGCTGAGGAATTCAATCAAGAAGGCGACCAGAATTCTGAATGctcaacatttttaaatccagGAATTTCCGCTGATGAAAGTCATTCGGATCAGAATTTTACAAAGTTAATAAATGCTGAGAATTTAATGGATATTGATAACAATCATAACTCCGAAGAAACTGCAAACACAGAAACCCGACAAAAGTATACAGCTTCTATAGGGGCCACGATCAAAAG GACACTTGACGAATCTCATGCTACAGTAGGTCGGAAGCGCATTTTTAATGCAAG aaattattttaatagtTTGCCGTTCCAATCAAGATCTTCTTTTACAATGAACAAGCTGTTGATTGATTTGGTGAAAATAGTTACCATTGTGACATCCCttaatttaattgaattacTGTATACACCTTTGTGCTTTCCTTTCATTTACAGTTTTCTACGTCCCCTATGCTACAATACAAAGTGA
- the LOC107222906 gene encoding uncharacterized protein LOC107222906 isoform X2, giving the protein MVRQCCICKAESSIHVDISLHRLPKDEATKQQWFLNIGREVKNCSAVCSQHFNDDDFEYKIYGDNVRRYLKATAVPCLSHTEIDSENVGSLKIEHTMSCHGKSVVLPLPNSEIIWPSMLIKSEDLSDAEEFNQEGDQNSECSTFLNPGISADESHSDQNFTKLINAENLMDIDNNHNSEETANTETRQKYTASIGATIKRTLDESHATVGRKRIFNARYVGDLQRKDFTSDISWNIFKNYMENTRRKQKMLTQKVRRFKLKIENLQTLLEHVKEIGHLSNEGCNALDKLF; this is encoded by the exons ATGGTACGGCAGTGTTGTATATGCAAAGCAGAGTCCTCAATACATGTAGACATTTCTCTACAtcg tttaccGAAAGATGAAGCAACAAAGCAACAGTGGTTCTTAAACATAGGTCGAGAGGTTAAAAATTGTAGCGCAGTTTGCAGTCAGCATTTCAACGATGatgattttgaatataaaatttatggcGACAACGTAAGAAGGTATTTGAAGGCTACAGCTGTTCCATGTTTGTCGCATACTGAGATTGATAG tgaAAATGTAGGTAGCCTGAAAATTGAACACACAATGTCTTGCCATGGGAAATCCGTTGTATTGCCTCTCCCAAATTCTGAAAt TATATGGCCATCAATGCTAATCAAGTCAGAAGATCTCTCCGATGCTGAGGAATTCAATCAAGAAGGCGACCAGAATTCTGAATGctcaacatttttaaatccagGAATTTCCGCTGATGAAAGTCATTCGGATCAGAATTTTACAAAGTTAATAAATGCTGAGAATTTAATGGATATTGATAACAATCATAACTCCGAAGAAACTGCAAACACAGAAACCCGACAAAAGTATACAGCTTCTATAGGGGCCACGATCAAAAG GACACTTGACGAATCTCATGCTACAGTAGGTCGGAAGCGCATTTTTAATGCAAGGTATGTTGGAGATTTGCAGCGAAAAGATTTTACATCTGATATTAGCTggaatatatttaaaaattatatggAAAACACCAGGAGAAAGCAGAAGATGTTAACTCAAAAAGTTCGAagattcaaattgaaaatagagAATTTACAAACTTTGTTAGAGCATGTAAAAGAAATTGGACATCTCTCGAATGAAGGTTGTAATGCACTAGAC aaattattttaa
- the LOC124295486 gene encoding uncharacterized protein LOC124295486, with protein sequence MWNYTCCVVDCKNNGKTSDCIFYKFPTASHKIRQRQKWIAAVKRKNPDGSKWTPKPHHVICNSHFIGKKKSDDPASPSYAPTLFPPVYHAKQLNERAVLSRYNRLINRRKTLHKHNIEVNCDTGNPVNDDSNNVVNNNGRDPMDVSSAEVILKTDQECQVDFVNSAGIEQTKTFTCNRYIYMTIYCDAEVQTEIPEIATLKTIVNRKKNER encoded by the exons ATGTGGAATTACACTTGTTGTGTTGTTGACTGCAAAAATAACGGTAAAACTAGtgattgtatattttacaaGTTTCCAACTGCATCACATAAAATACGTCAAAGGCAAAAATGGATTGCTgctgtaaaaagaaaaaa tCCTGATGGCTCAAAGTGGACTCCAAAACCTCATCACGTAATATGTAATAGTCATTTCATTGGCAAGAAAAAATCAGATGATCCTGCGAGTCCAAGCTACGCGCCAACTCTATTCCCTCCTGTTTATCATGCAAAGCAATTAAATGAAAGAGCTGTTTTAAGCAG GTACAATCGACTCATTAACCGAAGAAAGACTCTTCACAAGCATAACATCGAAGTGAATTGTGATACTGGAAATCCAGTTAATGACGACTCTAACAATGTTGTCAATAATAATGGACGTGATCCTATGGATGTAAGCAGTGCagaagtaattttaaaaactgatCAAGAGTGTCAAgtagattttgtaaattctgcTGGTatcgaacaaacaaaaactttcACTTGTAACAGATATATTTACATGACTATTTACTGCGATGCTGAAGTTCAAACTGAAATACCGGAAATTGCCACTCTCAAAACTATTgtgaataggaaaaaaaatgaaagatga
- the LOC107222903 gene encoding U6 snRNA-associated Sm-like protein LSm6, protein MSRKEALSQFIQQIHGRPVVVKLNSGVDYRGVLACLDGYMNIALEQTEEYVNGQLKNKYGDAFIRGNNVLYISTQKRRT, encoded by the exons ATGAGCCGTAAAGAAGCACTTTCTCAATTTATACAACAAATTCATGGCCGACCAGTTGTAGTAAAATTAAATAGTGGTGTTGATTACAGAG GCGTCTTGGCATGTCTTGATGGGTACATGAATATCGCGCTTGAACAAACAGAAGAGTACGTTAATGGACAGTTAAAGAATAAGTACGGCGATGCCTTCATTCGAGGAAATAATGTGCTGTACATAAGCACACAGAAACGAAGGACATGA